The following proteins are co-located in the Hevea brasiliensis isolate MT/VB/25A 57/8 chromosome 11, ASM3005281v1, whole genome shotgun sequence genome:
- the LOC110671824 gene encoding uncharacterized protein LOC110671824 isoform X1: protein MLKLWKLYQHCLSYHPVKTQIISSGILWSIGDISAQYITHSTALSRLNNSQDVESEFKINWKRVAITSLFGFGFVGPVGHFWYEGLDRLIRMRLQLQPKSVRFVATKVAADGIIFGPFDLFVFFTYMGFSTGKSVTQVKEDLKRDFLPALILEGAVWPVVQIANFRYVPVRYQLLYVNMFCLLDSAFLSWIEQQNDAPWKQWFTSFQPLKERGGQGRL from the exons ATGCTGAAGCTATGGAAATTGTACCAGCATTGCCTATCTTATCATCCGGTTAAGACCCAGATCATCAGCTCTGGAATTCTTTGGAGCATTGGTGATATTAGTGCTCAATACATCACTCACTCAACAGCACTCAGCCGCCTTAACAATTCT CAGGATGTAGAATCAGAATTCAAAATCAATTGGAAACGTGTAGCTATCACTAGTCTGTTTGGCTTTGGCTTCGTCGGTCCAGTTGGCCACTTTTG GTATGAAGGCTTGGACAGGCTTATAAGGATGAGGCTTCAACTGCAACCAAAGTCTGTGCGATTTGTTGCTACTAAAGTGGCAGCTGATGGCATAATCTTTGGCCCCTTTGATTTGTTTGTGTTCTTCACTTATATGGGGTTTTCCACTGGCAAAAGTGTAACTCAAGTGaaggaagatttgaagagggacttcCTCCCAGCCTTGATTTTGGAGGGTGCTGTATGGCCAGTAGTTCAGATTGCAAATTTCCGGTATGTGCCAGTGAGGTACCAACTCCTCTACGTCAATATGTTCTGCTTGTTAGACAGTGCTTTCTTGTCATGGATTGAACAACAAAATGATGCCCCTTGGAAGCAGTGGTTCACTTCATTTCAGCCTTTGAAGGAACGAGGAGGTCAGGGCAGATTATGA
- the LOC110671824 gene encoding uncharacterized protein LOC110671824 isoform X2, which produces MLKLWKLYQHCLSYHPVKTQIISSGILWSIGDISAQYITHSTALSRLNNSDVESEFKINWKRVAITSLFGFGFVGPVGHFWYEGLDRLIRMRLQLQPKSVRFVATKVAADGIIFGPFDLFVFFTYMGFSTGKSVTQVKEDLKRDFLPALILEGAVWPVVQIANFRYVPVRYQLLYVNMFCLLDSAFLSWIEQQNDAPWKQWFTSFQPLKERGGQGRL; this is translated from the exons ATGCTGAAGCTATGGAAATTGTACCAGCATTGCCTATCTTATCATCCGGTTAAGACCCAGATCATCAGCTCTGGAATTCTTTGGAGCATTGGTGATATTAGTGCTCAATACATCACTCACTCAACAGCACTCAGCCGCCTTAACAATTCT GATGTAGAATCAGAATTCAAAATCAATTGGAAACGTGTAGCTATCACTAGTCTGTTTGGCTTTGGCTTCGTCGGTCCAGTTGGCCACTTTTG GTATGAAGGCTTGGACAGGCTTATAAGGATGAGGCTTCAACTGCAACCAAAGTCTGTGCGATTTGTTGCTACTAAAGTGGCAGCTGATGGCATAATCTTTGGCCCCTTTGATTTGTTTGTGTTCTTCACTTATATGGGGTTTTCCACTGGCAAAAGTGTAACTCAAGTGaaggaagatttgaagagggacttcCTCCCAGCCTTGATTTTGGAGGGTGCTGTATGGCCAGTAGTTCAGATTGCAAATTTCCGGTATGTGCCAGTGAGGTACCAACTCCTCTACGTCAATATGTTCTGCTTGTTAGACAGTGCTTTCTTGTCATGGATTGAACAACAAAATGATGCCCCTTGGAAGCAGTGGTTCACTTCATTTCAGCCTTTGAAGGAACGAGGAGGTCAGGGCAGATTATGA
- the LOC110671815 gene encoding protein LIKE COV 1, producing the protein MGDEKSTIVMASRDRERDRELLIPVANSAHDDVAPKPSSSSSSSHHSGRETFYKVVRSWASKKFMTGCVILFPMAVTFYITWWFIHFVDGFFSPIYAQLGIDIFGLGFITSITFIFLIGVFMSSWLGASVLGLGEWFIKRMPFVRHIYNASKQISAAISPDQNTQAFKEVAIIRHPRVGEYAFGFITSTVVLQNYSGEEELCCVYVPTNHLYIGDIFLVNTKDVIRPSLSVREGIEIVVSGGMSMPQILSTLDSRIPLPLDRSRSDRS; encoded by the exons ATGGGCGATGAGAAATCTACGATCGTGATGGCGAGTAGGGACCGTGAAAGAGATCGAGAGCTTCTCATCCCCGTCGCCAACTCTGCACACGATGATGTCGCCCCCAAACCTTCTTCGTCTTCCTCGTCGTCACATCATTCGGGACGTGAG ACATTTTACAAAGTTGTTAGGAGCTGGGCTTCAAAAAAGTTCATGACTGGATG TGTAATCTTATTCCCCATGGCTGTCACGTTCTACATAACATGGTGGTTTATTCATTTTGTTGATGGATTTTTCTCTCCGATCTATGCCCAACTTGGAATCGATATATTTG GTCTTGGATTCATAACTTCCATAACATTCATTTTCTTGATTGGGGTATTCATGTCATCCTGGTTGGGAGCATCTGTCTTGGGTCTTGGGGAGTGGTTTATCAAACGGATGCCATTTGTTCGCCATATATACAATGCTTCGAAGCAAATTAGTGCTGCCATATCACCAG atcAAAACACACAGGCATTCAAAGAAGTAGCCATCATAAGGCATCCACGCGTTGGTGAATATGCATTTGGGTTCATAACTTCGACTGTCGTCCTCCAG AACTATTCTGGGGAAGAGGAGCTATGTTGTGTCTATGTTCCTACAAATCATCTGTATATTGGTGATATATTCCTGGTCAATACCAAAGATGTTATCAGACCGAGTCTCTCAGTTCGGGAAGGCATTG AAATTGTAGTGTCTGGGGGGATGTCAATGCCTCAGATCCTTTCAACATTGGATTCACGCATTCCATTGCCATTGGATAGAAGTAGATCGGACAGAAGCTGA